One segment of Niveibacterium microcysteis DNA contains the following:
- a CDS encoding sigma-54 interaction domain-containing protein, whose translation MTPPEQPIAELMSLLDAAPDPHVVLDSHCRILAANAAYRAQLADGRNVVGLRCFEAFHQFKVPCDQAGEVCPLARSRQSGQRERVLHLHHTPRGEEHVDIELTPIRDASGQIRYFVERIAALPVPRAPGSQHGLIGSAPAFMQMLELVARVAGSDATVLLEGESGAGKELVAQAIHDGSRRATGPFVPVDCSGIPESLFESELFGHERGAFTGANTARAGLVEAANGGTLFLDEVGEIPLTMQVKLLRLLETGTYRRVGATEGRRADLRVVSATNRSLREMVGAQQFRADLYYRLNTFPIRVPALRERRSDIAALVPALLKRVAPQRNLALSAHAMQKLERYDYPGNVRELRNLLERASLMCDGDTITPEHLPDMLESGALPTTALRVEPVSDDRLVAMLAAYSGSRKALARSLGLSERTLYRRISELRAAGKLASDGLT comes from the coding sequence ATGACCCCACCCGAGCAGCCCATTGCGGAACTGATGTCCTTGCTGGATGCGGCCCCTGATCCGCATGTGGTACTCGATTCGCATTGCCGGATTCTCGCGGCGAACGCCGCGTACCGCGCACAGCTTGCGGATGGGCGAAACGTGGTCGGCCTGCGTTGCTTTGAGGCCTTCCACCAGTTCAAGGTGCCTTGCGACCAAGCCGGCGAGGTGTGTCCGCTGGCGCGCAGCCGCCAATCCGGCCAGCGCGAGCGTGTGCTCCATCTGCATCACACGCCGCGCGGGGAAGAGCATGTTGATATCGAGCTGACGCCAATTCGGGACGCCAGCGGCCAGATCCGCTACTTCGTCGAGCGGATCGCAGCCTTGCCGGTGCCGCGCGCGCCCGGGAGCCAGCACGGTTTGATCGGCAGCGCGCCGGCCTTCATGCAGATGCTCGAGCTCGTCGCACGCGTCGCCGGTTCCGACGCCACGGTACTGCTTGAAGGTGAGTCCGGCGCCGGCAAGGAATTGGTGGCACAAGCGATTCACGATGGCAGCCGGCGGGCCACTGGGCCCTTTGTGCCGGTCGACTGCTCAGGTATTCCGGAGAGTCTGTTCGAGAGCGAGCTGTTTGGGCACGAGCGGGGCGCTTTTACCGGCGCCAACACTGCGCGCGCCGGGCTTGTGGAAGCCGCGAACGGTGGCACGCTGTTTCTTGACGAGGTTGGCGAAATCCCGCTGACGATGCAGGTGAAGCTGCTTCGTCTGCTGGAGACGGGCACCTATCGCCGTGTCGGCGCAACCGAGGGGCGGCGTGCAGATCTTCGCGTCGTTTCGGCAACCAATCGATCGCTGCGAGAGATGGTCGGCGCGCAGCAATTCCGCGCTGATCTCTACTATCGGCTCAATACGTTCCCGATTCGCGTGCCAGCGTTGCGCGAACGCCGTTCCGACATTGCCGCCCTGGTGCCGGCTTTGCTCAAGCGGGTAGCGCCGCAGCGCAATCTGGCGCTATCGGCTCACGCCATGCAGAAGCTTGAGCGCTATGACTATCCGGGCAACGTTCGCGAATTGCGGAATTTGCTCGAACGGGCGAGTCTGATGTGCGATGGCGACACCATTACGCCGGAACACTTGCCCGACATGCTTGAGTCGGGCGCCTTGCCGACTACGGCGCTTCGCGTCGAGCCCGTGAGTGACGACAGGCTGGTAGCAATGCTGGCCGCTTACTCGGGGTCGCGCAAGGCGCTCGCCCGGTCGCTGGGGCTCAGCGAGCGAACGCTCTATCGGCGAATCAGCGAGTTGCGGGCGGCCGGCAAATTGGCGTCGGACGGCTTGACCTGA
- a CDS encoding DUF3857 domain-containing transglutaminase family protein, which yields MPQLIRIALVLLTCCTTLSVRANESAPPQGHFAVDRYDVHYTLGSSGDYIAEAEETTHALTPDGARMLGKRMFSHSTKQQAFDVLIAETIKSDGRRIPVKPDAIETQDGILGEKTFRDHQVTSITFPDLAPGDRVHLKWRHTQKEPVLKGVLSLVESVSDSVPIGAATVTVDAPPGLALQVEAHRVLLVRDESDATGRHLRWTYTNKEIRTPEQAEADATLENPHVFVGNLKSWDEIGVAYAAEHRPSVVMSPAVHALASKITQGATEPRAKAQQIYDWVRKNIRYVATYIGNGAWRPHSTDWILENRYGDCKDHVVILEALLRAAGIESSPALIFAGPDEYRLPGIPLLRFDHVITHIPALGLYVDATAETVPFGLLPANEIDKPVILAYRADNPARTPMDTPENNTEIRTTHVTVHSDGSGERSTEVSAHGISSVMVRNWYRGLGQGKQKEWAEEQLRRYRLSGTADLVEISDDQQSRVSYRNTQHIENFLSGEEIGVMSLDAAFSGSVAVPVLLGRFYATTRTRPGVCRPVKVDETITVRFDTGVSVLRLPRDRHISANGMQFDASYKQTNDIVTAKRTFVWNPPHSDCSAAEFTALAPTAKKIVSALNTGLAYQRAIAD from the coding sequence ATGCCTCAATTGATCCGCATTGCCCTGGTGCTGCTGACCTGCTGCACAACGCTGTCCGTACGCGCCAACGAATCCGCACCGCCGCAAGGCCACTTCGCCGTCGACCGCTACGATGTCCATTACACGCTCGGCTCAAGTGGTGACTACATCGCCGAGGCCGAAGAAACGACCCATGCCCTCACGCCGGATGGCGCCCGAATGCTGGGCAAGCGGATGTTCTCGCACAGCACGAAACAACAGGCATTCGATGTGCTCATCGCGGAAACGATCAAGAGCGACGGTCGCAGAATTCCGGTAAAGCCTGACGCCATCGAGACGCAGGACGGGATTCTCGGCGAGAAGACTTTCCGTGACCATCAAGTCACGTCGATCACTTTTCCCGACCTCGCACCGGGCGACCGCGTTCATCTGAAATGGCGCCACACGCAAAAGGAACCCGTGCTGAAAGGGGTACTTTCGCTGGTAGAGTCCGTTTCGGACTCCGTACCAATTGGCGCCGCCACCGTGACCGTCGACGCACCACCCGGGCTTGCCTTGCAGGTCGAAGCACACCGTGTGCTGCTGGTGCGTGACGAGAGCGATGCCACAGGCCGCCACCTGCGCTGGACCTACACGAACAAGGAAATCCGAACGCCCGAGCAAGCCGAGGCCGACGCCACCCTTGAGAATCCGCATGTGTTCGTCGGCAACCTGAAATCGTGGGATGAGATCGGTGTTGCGTACGCAGCCGAGCACCGCCCTAGCGTCGTAATGTCGCCCGCAGTGCATGCGCTCGCCAGCAAAATCACACAAGGTGCGACAGAACCTCGCGCCAAGGCGCAGCAAATTTATGACTGGGTGCGCAAGAACATCCGTTACGTTGCCACCTATATCGGTAACGGCGCATGGCGGCCCCATTCGACCGACTGGATACTCGAGAACCGGTATGGCGACTGCAAGGATCACGTCGTCATCCTTGAAGCCTTGCTGCGCGCTGCCGGCATTGAGAGCAGCCCCGCGCTGATCTTCGCGGGCCCGGACGAATACCGCCTTCCGGGCATCCCGCTGCTCCGCTTCGACCATGTCATCACCCACATCCCCGCGCTGGGCCTCTACGTGGACGCCACCGCGGAAACCGTGCCGTTCGGACTGCTCCCAGCGAATGAAATCGACAAGCCGGTCATCCTTGCCTACCGCGCGGACAACCCGGCGCGCACTCCGATGGACACGCCCGAGAACAACACCGAAATCCGGACAACCCATGTGACCGTCCATAGCGACGGCTCGGGCGAGCGAAGCACCGAGGTCAGCGCACACGGCATTTCAAGCGTGATGGTTCGGAATTGGTACCGTGGCCTTGGCCAAGGCAAACAAAAGGAATGGGCCGAAGAGCAGTTGCGGCGTTACCGTCTGAGCGGAACGGCCGACCTCGTCGAGATTTCCGACGACCAACAGTCCAGGGTCAGCTACCGCAACACCCAACACATCGAGAATTTCCTCAGCGGAGAGGAGATCGGCGTGATGTCACTCGATGCTGCATTCTCAGGGTCCGTTGCGGTACCCGTGCTGCTCGGACGCTTCTACGCGACCACTCGCACGCGCCCCGGTGTGTGTCGCCCGGTCAAGGTGGATGAGACCATCACAGTCCGATTCGATACCGGCGTCTCCGTCCTGCGCCTGCCGCGCGACCGACATATCTCGGCCAACGGTATGCAGTTCGATGCAAGCTATAAACAGACCAACGACATCGTGACCGCGAAACGCACGTTCGTATGGAATCCGCCGCATAGCGACTGCAGCGCGGCCGAATTCACGGCGCTTGCGCCCACCGCGAAGAAGATCGTCAGTGCGTTGAACACGGGCCTGGCGTACCAGCGCGCGATCGCCGATTGA
- the phnE gene encoding phosphonate ABC transporter, permease protein PhnE, which produces MLLNSDVRDPALTHRLLLSMLALMLAWPIGHVAGVNPAALVEPANLRVVSSFIAGFWPLAHDSFFLGLLGDAVLQTLAIATVGTLLALLIAIPLAIGSTAALSVTAIGPSPSGLWRPALRQALRALTLLLRGVPELVWALLFVRVFGLGPSAAVLALALTYGGMLAKVFGEILDSADRRPAKAILAAGGSRLDALMYGLLPVAAAELLSYTVYRWECALRAAVVMGLVGAGGLGQLMDQSMKAFNGGEIASILTAFLLLVLFADALSDVLRRWMANTRTDGRRRALNGWALGLIAALACLASWRHIGLDLGALFGDRAGSDIARFLREFLPPAHDTTLLAKIGSGAVETLATSLVGTVLAALIGIALALPAAGRIGAVAKALTRFVLNLLRAVPELVWATITVLAAGLGPFAGALALALHTGGVLGRLYAEALENAPPAAEAALRASGAPRALAFLYGALPEVAPQWLAYTLYRWEINIRMAAVMGFVGAGGLGQLLYYELSLFRLDNACSVIVAMLALALVVDQASAILRRRMG; this is translated from the coding sequence ATGTTGCTGAACAGCGACGTGCGCGATCCTGCGCTCACGCACCGGCTGCTGCTCAGCATGCTGGCGCTCATGCTGGCATGGCCGATCGGTCATGTCGCCGGCGTCAATCCCGCGGCCCTGGTTGAGCCCGCCAACCTGCGCGTCGTCAGCAGCTTTATCGCCGGCTTCTGGCCGCTGGCGCACGACAGCTTCTTCCTCGGTCTGCTCGGCGACGCTGTGCTCCAGACGCTCGCAATCGCCACGGTCGGCACGCTGCTCGCATTGCTGATAGCGATACCGCTCGCGATTGGCAGCACCGCCGCGCTTTCCGTCACCGCGATCGGCCCGTCACCAAGCGGCCTGTGGCGCCCTGCGTTGCGACAAGCGCTGCGTGCGCTGACCCTGTTGCTGCGTGGCGTTCCTGAGCTTGTATGGGCTTTGCTTTTCGTACGCGTGTTCGGCCTTGGGCCCAGTGCCGCCGTGCTTGCACTCGCGCTGACTTACGGCGGCATGCTCGCCAAGGTGTTCGGCGAGATCCTCGACTCCGCCGACCGCCGGCCCGCCAAGGCGATCCTTGCCGCCGGCGGCAGCCGTCTCGACGCGTTGATGTACGGCTTGCTACCCGTTGCCGCAGCCGAGTTGCTGTCCTACACGGTCTATCGTTGGGAGTGCGCGCTGCGCGCAGCCGTGGTGATGGGGCTGGTCGGCGCGGGCGGCCTTGGCCAGTTGATGGACCAGTCGATGAAGGCCTTCAACGGCGGCGAGATCGCCAGCATCCTGACTGCCTTCCTTCTGCTGGTGCTGTTCGCCGATGCCTTGTCTGACGTGCTGCGCCGCTGGATGGCCAACACCCGCACGGATGGCCGTCGCCGGGCGCTGAACGGCTGGGCGCTTGGCCTGATCGCGGCCTTGGCCTGCCTGGCATCGTGGCGCCATATCGGGCTCGATCTCGGTGCGCTGTTCGGCGATCGCGCGGGCAGCGACATTGCGCGCTTTCTTCGCGAGTTCCTGCCGCCGGCCCACGACACCACACTGCTGGCAAAGATCGGCAGCGGTGCCGTCGAAACACTGGCCACGTCCCTGGTCGGCACCGTGCTCGCCGCGCTCATCGGCATCGCGCTCGCCCTGCCGGCTGCAGGTCGCATCGGTGCCGTAGCCAAAGCACTGACCCGCTTCGTCCTGAACCTGCTGCGGGCAGTACCTGAGCTGGTTTGGGCAACGATCACGGTGCTCGCGGCTGGACTCGGCCCCTTCGCGGGTGCGCTCGCCCTTGCATTGCATACCGGCGGCGTACTCGGTAGGCTCTATGCCGAAGCACTGGAGAACGCGCCGCCGGCAGCCGAGGCTGCACTAAGGGCCAGCGGCGCCCCGCGCGCGCTCGCGTTCCTCTATGGCGCGCTGCCGGAAGTAGCGCCTCAATGGCTTGCCTACACGCTCTACCGCTGGGAGATCAATATCCGCATGGCGGCGGTGATGGGCTTTGTTGGGGCCGGCGGGCTGGGTCAACTGCTCTATTACGAGCTCTCGCTGTTCCGCCTCGACAATGCCTGCAGTGTCATCGTCGCCATGCTCGCGCTCGCGCTCGTGGTCGACCAAGCCAGCGCAATCCTGCGGCGCAGAATGGGTTGA
- a CDS encoding phosphonate ABC transporter ATP-binding protein, whose product MDLRISALRIDYGADQPGLAGVDLDIAAGEQVAIIGPSGAGKTSLLRCLGTALRPSSGSIEVGRVQPWQISRAALRSLRSRIGTVHQAPPLPPRQRVVTATLSGRLGQWPAWKSLLSLLAPQDIAGARAALERVDLQDKLFERCDQLSGGQLQRVGIARVLYQAPALILADEPVSALDPSLADHTLAVLCDDARTRGATLIASLHAVELALARFPRIVGVRDGRIAFDKPASAVSEDDLKSLYASERVTPGEPGAAHVVTPRVSATGLPCC is encoded by the coding sequence ATGGACCTTCGTATTTCGGCTCTGCGCATCGATTACGGCGCGGATCAGCCTGGCCTGGCCGGCGTAGACCTCGATATTGCCGCAGGCGAACAGGTCGCAATCATCGGCCCGTCTGGCGCCGGCAAGACAAGCCTGCTGCGCTGCCTCGGCACCGCCCTGCGCCCCAGCAGCGGAAGCATCGAGGTCGGCCGCGTACAGCCATGGCAGATCAGCCGCGCGGCCCTGCGCAGCTTGCGCAGCCGAATCGGCACCGTGCATCAGGCACCGCCGCTGCCACCGCGGCAACGTGTCGTCACCGCAACGCTGTCCGGGCGCCTGGGCCAGTGGCCCGCGTGGAAATCCTTGCTGTCATTGCTCGCTCCGCAAGACATTGCCGGAGCGCGCGCGGCGCTTGAACGCGTCGACCTGCAAGACAAGCTATTCGAGCGCTGCGACCAACTCTCTGGCGGACAGCTTCAGCGGGTCGGCATCGCACGCGTGCTGTACCAGGCGCCCGCCTTGATTCTGGCGGACGAACCGGTTTCAGCACTTGACCCTTCCCTCGCCGATCACACGCTCGCCGTGCTTTGCGACGACGCACGCACCCGCGGCGCCACGCTGATCGCCAGCCTTCACGCCGTGGAACTCGCGCTCGCGCGCTTTCCGCGCATTGTCGGCGTGCGCGATGGCCGCATCGCATTCGACAAGCCCGCCAGCGCGGTAAGCGAAGACGACCTCAAGTCGCTCTACGCATCGGAACGAGTTACGCCGGGCGAGCCAGGTGCCGCCCACGTCGTGACGCCGCGCGTCAGCGCAACCGGCCTGCCATGTTGCTGA
- a CDS encoding putative selenate ABC transporter substrate-binding protein: MLTHFRRHALRGLAAFAFTALALPAFAQMKELKVSAIPDEAPTELQRKFAPLGKYLEKEIGIPVSFVPVTDYAGVVEALAAKRIDMAWLGGFTFVQAKLRTGGTAIPLVQRAEDEKFTSRFITADPAIKSFADLKGKTFAFGSASSTSGHLMPRYFLLQAGLTPEKDFKTVAFSGAHDATVAFVASGRADAGVLNASVWDKLVESGKVDTSKVRVFTTTPAYFDYNWTVRGDLDPAVMKKLRDAFLKLDPTNPEHKEIMALQRATRFVPTKPENYHSIEQAAQAAGLLR, encoded by the coding sequence ATGCTGACCCATTTCCGTCGCCACGCCCTGCGTGGTCTGGCGGCGTTCGCCTTTACGGCGCTCGCCCTCCCCGCCTTCGCTCAGATGAAGGAACTCAAGGTTTCGGCCATCCCGGACGAAGCGCCCACCGAACTGCAGCGCAAGTTCGCGCCGCTCGGCAAGTATCTCGAGAAAGAAATCGGCATTCCGGTGAGTTTCGTGCCGGTTACCGACTACGCCGGCGTGGTGGAAGCGCTGGCAGCCAAACGCATCGACATGGCGTGGCTGGGCGGCTTTACCTTCGTGCAAGCCAAGCTGCGCACCGGCGGCACTGCAATTCCGCTGGTGCAACGCGCGGAAGACGAGAAGTTCACCAGCCGCTTCATCACTGCGGACCCGGCGATCAAGTCCTTCGCTGACCTCAAGGGCAAGACCTTTGCGTTCGGCTCGGCCTCGTCGACGTCCGGCCACCTGATGCCGCGCTACTTCCTGCTGCAGGCCGGCCTCACGCCGGAGAAGGATTTCAAGACCGTCGCGTTCTCCGGCGCGCATGACGCCACCGTGGCCTTCGTGGCCTCGGGCCGCGCAGACGCAGGCGTGCTGAACGCTTCGGTGTGGGACAAGCTGGTCGAGAGCGGCAAGGTTGATACCAGCAAGGTGCGCGTGTTCACCACCACGCCAGCCTACTTTGACTACAACTGGACAGTGCGCGGTGACCTTGATCCGGCAGTCATGAAGAAACTGCGTGACGCCTTCCTCAAGCTCGATCCGACCAACCCGGAGCACAAGGAAATCATGGCGCTGCAACGCGCCACCCGCTTCGTGCCGACAAAACCAGAGAACTACCACAGCATCGAACAGGCCGCCCAGGCCGCCGGTCTGCTGCGCTAA
- a CDS encoding pseudouridine synthase: protein MLKLLHLDDDLVAIDKPPGLLVHRSMLDRHETRFAVQLLRDQIGRRVIPVHRLDKGTSGVLVFAFERETAAALAAQFETRAVEKRYLAVVRGWPAESGVIEHPLKILRDEYELPIDGLAPPQEARTAFRRLATIELPVPDDRHPTSRYAWLELAPETGRRHQIRRHLKHISHPVIGDATYGKGRHNRMFADQLGCARLLLHCAAMTLQHPRSGQPLALRAKVSGDYQRLLERFGWDREQAQVAGTLSGPESP from the coding sequence ATGCTCAAGCTGCTTCACCTGGACGATGACCTCGTCGCAATCGACAAACCGCCCGGTCTCCTCGTGCACCGTTCGATGCTGGATCGCCACGAGACCCGCTTCGCGGTGCAACTCCTGCGCGACCAGATCGGCCGCCGCGTGATTCCGGTGCACAGGCTCGACAAGGGCACCTCCGGCGTGCTGGTGTTTGCGTTCGAGCGCGAGACTGCCGCGGCGCTGGCTGCGCAGTTCGAAACGCGGGCGGTGGAGAAACGCTACCTCGCGGTGGTGCGCGGCTGGCCGGCGGAGTCGGGGGTGATTGAACATCCGCTCAAGATCTTACGTGACGAGTACGAGCTGCCGATCGACGGCCTGGCGCCACCTCAGGAGGCCCGCACAGCATTCCGGCGCCTCGCCACGATCGAGCTACCGGTCCCCGACGATCGGCACCCCACCAGCCGCTATGCGTGGCTGGAGCTCGCCCCAGAGACCGGGCGGCGCCACCAGATCCGGCGCCATCTCAAGCATATCTCGCATCCAGTGATCGGCGACGCCACCTACGGCAAGGGGCGGCACAACCGCATGTTCGCCGATCAGCTCGGCTGCGCGCGGCTGCTGCTGCACTGCGCCGCGATGACGCTGCAACACCCGCGCAGCGGGCAGCCGCTCGCCCTGCGCGCGAAGGTGAGCGGTGACTACCAGCGTCTGCTCGAACGCTTCGGATGGGATCGCGAACAGGCTCAGGTCGCCGGCACGCTTAGCGGCCCAGAATCCCCTTGA
- a CDS encoding crotonase/enoyl-CoA hydratase family protein, which produces MNEIIPTLQTVTLSLDSGIARITLNRPDKLNALNDEMWRELREAFTWADSTSAARVVILSGNGRAFSTGIDLAMLAGLRERIRHADLARSQELLRALILDLQDCVSSIERCRKPVIAAIHGPCIGGAVDIISACDMRYASANAIFSVREIDIGMAADVGTLQRLPRIIPDGIARELAYTGRNVLAEEAKEFGLVNRVFDTPDQLLEGVGEVAATVAAKSPLAIRGVKEMLNYGRDHSVEDGLRYVATWNASALLSEDLQESVAAMMQKRAPSYRD; this is translated from the coding sequence ATGAACGAAATCATCCCAACGCTGCAAACCGTGACGCTGTCGCTGGATTCCGGCATTGCGCGCATCACGCTGAATCGCCCGGACAAGCTCAATGCCCTCAATGACGAGATGTGGCGCGAATTGCGCGAGGCGTTCACCTGGGCCGACAGCACCTCTGCGGCGCGCGTCGTGATCCTCAGCGGGAATGGCCGCGCGTTTTCCACCGGCATTGACTTGGCGATGCTCGCCGGCCTGCGCGAACGTATCCGCCACGCCGATCTGGCGCGCAGCCAGGAACTGCTGCGGGCGCTGATTCTCGATCTGCAGGATTGCGTCAGCAGCATCGAACGCTGCCGCAAGCCGGTAATAGCAGCGATTCACGGGCCCTGCATCGGCGGCGCCGTGGACATCATCAGCGCCTGCGACATGCGTTACGCCAGCGCCAACGCGATCTTCTCGGTCCGCGAGATCGACATCGGCATGGCGGCTGATGTCGGCACGCTGCAACGTCTGCCGCGCATCATCCCGGACGGCATCGCGCGCGAGCTGGCCTACACCGGCCGCAACGTGCTCGCCGAAGAAGCCAAGGAATTCGGCCTCGTGAACCGCGTGTTCGACACGCCTGATCAGTTGCTCGAAGGCGTGGGCGAAGTGGCCGCTACCGTCGCAGCAAAGTCGCCGCTGGCGATCCGCGGCGTGAAGGAAATGCTCAACTACGGACGCGACCATTCGGTCGAGGATGGCCTGCGCTACGTCGCCACCTGGAACGCGTCGGCACTGCTCTCCGAAGACCTGCAAGAAAGCGTTGCGGCGATGATGCAGAAGCGCGCCCCCAGCTACCGGGACTAG
- a CDS encoding patatin-like phospholipase family protein, with protein sequence MSQTSARSPHLDPLLVRYLNDFLGEIEPAAMSLLLSQLEWVEVAGGETLIRQGDPGDAMYLSVSGRLRAYVHGDDGVPRMVREMGRGQIIGEMSLYTDAPRSATVVAIRDSVLVRLDKSQFHALLAHSPQVSMALTRQIISRLQTEHQRNPLALPVTIGLFPITDGIDLAGLGVRLAEAMSLYGKVRLVDAAAIDRELGQPGAANGGAEDAELNRRIALLLDEIEAANDFVLLLSDPTPTPWTQRCSRHCDEILLFADATQAPAIHPIESHCLANRPKHAEAAEVLVLLHPADQACPAGTRHWLARRAVADHVHIRPELDRDIGRLARIQCRAAIGLVLAGGGARGFAHLGIVKALQERGVEIDYVGGTSIGAVMATLVACDQPLPRAIEVARKAFRTNPTSDFNWLPMLSLIKGQRLRGIIKGAMDELFGREIDIEDLWKNYFCVATNYSQAREQPLHHGKLEKSLRASISIPGALPPVIIDGDLLCDGGTFNNFPVDVMQGMRGVGKVIGIDLNFKKPRRMDFDEVPGTWALLRDRLVPRSRRRYRLPSLSAYLMNVTILYSMSRQRDAQRRTDLYFNPPLERVGLLQWSKFDQIVEQGYAHAQQVLAEFGAEPLALMQATRR encoded by the coding sequence ATGAGTCAGACATCTGCCCGTTCGCCCCATCTCGATCCGTTGTTGGTTCGCTATCTCAACGACTTCCTTGGCGAGATCGAGCCTGCGGCGATGAGCTTGCTCTTGTCACAGCTGGAGTGGGTGGAAGTGGCGGGCGGCGAGACGCTGATCAGGCAGGGCGATCCGGGCGATGCGATGTACCTGTCGGTGAGCGGGCGCTTACGGGCCTATGTCCATGGCGACGACGGCGTGCCCCGCATGGTGCGCGAAATGGGGCGCGGGCAGATCATCGGCGAGATGAGCCTCTACACCGATGCGCCGCGCTCGGCGACGGTGGTGGCCATTCGCGACTCGGTGCTGGTGCGGCTCGACAAGTCCCAATTCCACGCGCTGCTGGCGCACAGTCCGCAGGTGTCGATGGCACTGACGCGGCAGATCATCAGTCGTCTGCAGACCGAGCATCAGCGCAATCCGCTCGCCTTGCCGGTCACGATCGGGCTATTTCCGATCACCGATGGCATTGATCTCGCCGGCCTGGGTGTGCGCTTGGCCGAAGCCATGAGCCTTTACGGCAAGGTACGGCTGGTTGACGCCGCGGCGATCGACCGCGAGCTGGGGCAACCGGGTGCTGCGAACGGCGGCGCTGAGGATGCCGAGCTCAACCGGCGGATCGCGCTGCTGCTCGACGAGATTGAGGCCGCCAATGACTTCGTGCTTTTGCTCAGCGACCCCACGCCGACGCCGTGGACGCAGCGCTGCAGCCGGCACTGTGACGAGATTCTGCTGTTTGCCGACGCCACTCAGGCGCCCGCAATTCATCCGATCGAATCGCATTGCCTCGCAAACCGTCCCAAACACGCGGAGGCAGCAGAGGTACTCGTGCTCTTGCACCCAGCCGATCAAGCCTGCCCGGCGGGGACGAGACACTGGTTGGCGCGACGTGCTGTGGCCGACCATGTGCATATTCGTCCGGAGCTGGACCGCGATATCGGGCGCCTGGCGCGCATCCAGTGCCGAGCGGCGATTGGCCTCGTACTGGCGGGTGGGGGTGCCCGTGGCTTCGCCCACCTCGGCATCGTCAAGGCGCTGCAGGAACGTGGCGTGGAGATCGACTACGTGGGCGGCACCAGCATCGGCGCCGTGATGGCAACGCTGGTGGCATGTGACCAGCCCCTGCCGCGAGCGATCGAGGTTGCTCGCAAGGCTTTCCGCACCAATCCGACCAGCGACTTCAACTGGTTGCCGATGCTCTCGCTGATCAAGGGGCAACGTCTGCGCGGCATCATCAAGGGCGCGATGGACGAACTCTTCGGGCGCGAGATTGATATCGAAGATTTGTGGAAGAACTACTTCTGTGTCGCCACCAACTATTCGCAGGCGCGCGAGCAGCCGCTGCACCACGGCAAGCTGGAGAAATCGCTGCGCGCGAGCATCTCGATTCCCGGTGCCTTGCCGCCCGTGATCATCGACGGCGATTTGCTGTGCGACGGCGGCACCTTCAACAACTTCCCGGTCGATGTGATGCAGGGCATGCGCGGGGTAGGCAAGGTGATCGGGATTGATCTCAACTTCAAGAAGCCGCGTCGAATGGATTTCGACGAGGTGCCGGGTACCTGGGCGCTGTTGCGCGATCGGCTGGTACCGCGGAGCCGGCGCCGCTATCGCCTGCCTTCGCTATCGGCCTACCTGATGAACGTGACGATTTTGTACAGCATGTCGCGCCAGCGGGATGCACAACGGCGCACCGACCTCTACTTCAACCCCCCGCTCGAACGGGTCGGCTTGCTGCAGTGGAGCAAGTTCGACCAGATCGTCGAGCAGGGCTATGCGCATGCGCAGCAGGTGCTGGCCGAGTTCGGTGCCGAGCCCCTGGCGCTGATGCAGGCGACACGCCGTTAG
- a CDS encoding GNAT family N-acetyltransferase, with the protein MKVHAHRTAKTTVHAYPAELIEAITLKDDQQAAPQGAPARGLAAARFARCDSHTGERPAATTDALICLDATDQMGFVITAFDGDREILVAEACYVIADDGDSAEFALSVTEGWRGRGFGKQLMAALCSATRQAGVKRLIGEVPVGNGAMLALMLRCGFSVRPQADDDRYLRVERRLVTAQPGGQTGTARRAQTSSHVFETIQHAWPQWLLPTRFAF; encoded by the coding sequence ATGAAAGTCCACGCACACCGCACGGCAAAGACCACCGTCCATGCCTACCCGGCCGAGCTGATCGAGGCAATCACCCTCAAGGACGACCAGCAAGCCGCGCCGCAAGGCGCCCCCGCTCGCGGCCTGGCAGCCGCCCGCTTCGCGCGCTGCGACAGCCACACTGGCGAACGGCCGGCTGCCACCACCGACGCACTGATCTGCCTCGATGCCACGGACCAGATGGGCTTCGTCATCACCGCCTTCGACGGAGATCGCGAGATCCTGGTTGCCGAGGCCTGCTACGTGATCGCCGACGACGGCGACAGCGCCGAGTTCGCGTTGTCGGTCACTGAAGGCTGGCGCGGCCGTGGCTTCGGCAAGCAACTGATGGCCGCGCTCTGCAGCGCGACGCGGCAAGCCGGGGTGAAGCGCCTGATCGGTGAAGTGCCGGTCGGTAACGGCGCCATGCTCGCGCTGATGCTGCGTTGCGGATTCTCGGTGCGCCCGCAGGCGGACGACGACCGTTACCTGCGTGTCGAGCGCCGCCTCGTCACCGCCCAGCCGGGCGGCCAGACCGGCACAGCACGCCGGGCCCAAACGAGCTCGCACGTGTTCGAGACGATCCAGCACGCCTGGCCGCAGTGGCTCTTGCCCACGCGTTTCGCGTTCTGA